The following proteins come from a genomic window of Aspergillus luchuensis IFO 4308 DNA, chromosome 3, nearly complete sequence:
- a CDS encoding uncharacterized protein (COG:S;~EggNog:ENOG410PJM6;~InterPro:IPR039164;~go_function: GO:0061630 - ubiquitin protein ligase activity [Evidence IEA];~go_process: GO:0071596 - ubiquitin-dependent protein catabolic process via the N-end rule pathway [Evidence IEA]) translates to MPALEVPESGLSLCRDNHGNDATTKPVQIMRLNLAQDTLDELIQSLRNDQTARVRLGKHATLYYGSKSQQFHPLPETCRSELYSGSSTDKENLYFSGVLSHSLEVQKAKEDTASADKALADLEQSLNAFERGKESKKTAIITSLDEVRALRAGDRHGTGKQTARLGRAPASKVELEKDRLLNANRSVSSSPALGVARSPASIPPLTPTSAPLSQNKDRIRLEALKVPFIHLLAVRAVSAKFLARQTRASLEDCETLARKYGIENRINPEKFDLKDKTYRELDVWKFPYPSQEDRQEAIENAISAFDRLRISRSDKLWQMLLPKEERGKGKCLSRLDLRTGPIKKAATPRIQVQTSDDNSKDGYTTGQETDKASGNGLTPRTGEPTSAPRSGTVAQKKRPGDKDTGAKRTAAKTKVAGNSTLTGRVTKKAERKTTAKQPEGKFKSAEFVHDSDEDDTDLPDASSTEKPQPAKAKAEPKPQTKLQKPSPPREPSHAPTPKVEQPEATPKSEPIDQASHRPMAAKRPPSSRPPAQKSPQKSPQKPSPLGSSPPTNASDIQNRSRSSSQNNSSSSSSSSPLITQVNKPRPVASAPTVRKVVKTNGVSRPATVTNPLKRKAELERPAALAQVPGRIAGDLEHKRRRAVSTSSGSTGSASPPLRREITIQELHDKSKKFKRFYAKYHALHDALASQQNPSRADLEKLQRQHTSLRRMKEEIWAEHQQLRGGL, encoded by the coding sequence ATGCCGGCTCTCGAGGTCCCCGAGTCCGGGTTGTCTCTCTGCCGAGACAACCACGGCAATGATGCTACCACCAAGCCCGTTCAGATTATGCGGCTGAATCTAGCTCAGGATACTCTTGATGAGCTGATCCAGAGCCTCCGGAACGATCAGACTGCTCGAGTTCGTCTGGGGAAACATGCGACTCTCTACTACGGCTCCAAATCCCAACAattccatcccctccccgaGACGTGTCGATCAGAGCTATATAGCGGCAGCTCTACGGACAAGGAAAACCTATATTTCAGCGGGGTGTTGAGCCATAGCTTGGAGGtccagaaggcgaaggaggatacCGCGAGTGCCGATAAGGCATTGGCCGATTTGGAGCAAAGCCTGAATGCCtttgaaagaggaaaagagtcGAAGAAGACCGCTATAATCACAAGCCTTGATGAAGTGAGGGCTTTGCGGGCAGGCGACAGACATGGCACTGGAAAACAGACTGCTCGTCTGGGTCGTGCTCCGGCAAGCAAGGTGGAGCTGGAAAAGGATCGACTGCTTAATGCCAATCGCTCCGTTTCCTCGAGCCCGGCTCTGGGAGTTGCTCGATCACCTGCATCTATACCTCCGCTTACACCTACCTCCGCTCCGCTTTCTCAAAACAAAGATCGCATTCGCCTTGAAGCTCTCAAAGTCCCCTTCATTCACCTTCTCGCCGTCCGGGCAGTTTCCGCCAAATTCCTCGCGCGACAAACCCGCGCGTCCCTCGAAGACTGCGAGACTCTGGCTCGGAAATACGGCATCGAAAACCGAATCAATCCGGAGAAGTTCGATCTCAAAGATAAGACCTATCGGGAGCTTGATGTGTGGAAATTTCCCTATCCCTCCCAGGAAGATCGGCAGGAGGCAATTGAGAATGCCATCTCTGCATTCGATCGCCTGCGAATTTCCCGGTCCGACAAGCTCTGGCAGATGCTTCTTCCCAAGGAAGAACGCGGAAAGGGCAAGTGCTTATCGCGCCTGGACTTGCGGACGGGCCCCATCAAGAAAGCTGCGACACCTCGGATACAAGTACAAACATCTGATGACAATAGCAAGGACGGTTACACTACGGGTCAGGAGACCGACAAGGCTAGTGGGAATGGTCTAACACCAAGGACGGGTGAGCCGACGTCAGCTCCCAGATCTGGGACGGTCGCGCAGAAGAAACGGCCCGGCGACAAGGATACCGGTGCGAAACGGACTGCCGCAAAGACCAAGGTTGCGGGTAACAGTACCTTGACGGGACGCGTCACCAAGAAGGCGGAGCGGAAGACGACCGCGAAACAACCAGAGGGCAAGTTCAAGTCGGCGGAATTCGTTCATGACTCGGATGAGGACGACACCGACCTGCCAGATGCATCGTCAACTGAGAAGCCACAGCCTGCAAAGGCAAAGGCTGAACCTAAGCCGCAGACTAAACTGCAGAAGCCCAGCCCTCCCAGGGAACCCTCTCATGCGCCTACCCCGAAGGTGGAGCAACCAGAAGCTACACCTAAATCGGAGCCGATCGACCAAGCGTCACATCGGCCTATGGCAGCAAAGAGGCCTCCTTCCTCGCGACCTCCTGCGCAAAAGTCCCCTCAGAAGTCCCCTCAAAAACCGTCGCCCCTCGGGTCCTCGCCCCCCACCAACGCCTCTGATATCCAAAATCGCAGTCGTTCTTCAAGCCAAAACAATTCTTCAagttcctcgtcatcatcgcccCTCATAACCCAGGTCAACAAGCCCAGGCCTGTTGCGAGCGCCCCCACTGTGAGAAAAGTGGTCAAGACCAACGGTGTATCCAGACCAGCTACCGTGACCAATCCCCTGAAGCGCAAGGCGGAACTTGAGCGGCCTGCAGCGCTAGCTCAAGTTCCCGGACGTATTGCGGGGGATCTGGAACACAAACGGCGGCGAGCCGTGAGCACGTCCAGTGGCAGTACTGGGAGCGCCTCGCCGCCCCTCCGCCGCGAAATTACCATCCAGGAGTTGCACGACAAGTCCAAGAAGTTCAAGCGGTTCTACGCCAAGTACCACGCCTTACATGACGCACTGGCCTCTCAACAAAATCCGTCGCGAGCCGACTTGGAGAAGCTCCAGAGGCAGCACACTAGTCTGCGgcggatgaaggaggagatatGGGCCGAACATCAGCAGCTCCGAGGTGGGCTCTAA
- the GOT2 gene encoding putative aspartate aminotransferase (COG:E;~EggNog:ENOG410Q89J;~InterPro:IPR004839,IPR004838,IPR000796,IPR015424, IPR015421,IPR015422;~PFAM:PF00155;~go_function: GO:0003824 - catalytic activity [Evidence IEA];~go_function: GO:0008483 - transaminase activity [Evidence IEA];~go_function: GO:0030170 - pyridoxal phosphate binding [Evidence IEA];~go_process: GO:0006520 - cellular amino acid metabolic process [Evidence IEA];~go_process: GO:0009058 - biosynthetic process [Evidence IEA]) → MLSTLRIASRKAATRDASVRTVIVGARHASAWSNVPQGPPDAILGITEAYKADTFQEKINLGVGAYRDDKGKPYVLPSVRAAEDKVVASGYDKEYAGITGIPAFTKAAAELAYGSDSAVLKEDRLVITQTISGTGALRIGGAFLQRFYPHAKKVYLPTPSWANHAAVFKDSGLEVGQYRYYNKDTIGLDFEGLLADIKAAPENSIILLHACAHNPTGVDPTQDQWRQISDVMKQKGHFAFFDMAYQGFASGNADQDAFAPRHFVKEGHNIALCQSFAKNMGLYGERVGAFSLVCESAEEKKRVDSQIKILIRPFYSNPPIHGARIASTIMNDAKLNEQWLGEVKGMADRIIEMRALLRKNLEELGSKHDWSHITSQIGMFAYTGLKPEQMDALAKEHSVYATKDGRISVAGITSGNVKRLAESIYKITG, encoded by the exons ATGTTGTCCACCCTCAGAATCGCCAGCCGTAAGGCTGCTACCCGTGACGCTAGTGTGCGCACCGTTATTGTCGGCGCCAGACACGCCTCCGCCTGGTCCAACGTGCCTCAGGGTCCTCCC GATGCCATCCTGGGTATCACCGAGGCCTACAAGGCCGACACCttccaggagaagatcaacctGGGTGTCGGTGCTTACC GTGATGACAAGGGCAAGCCCTACGTCCTGCCTTCCGTCCGTGCTGCGGAGGACAAGGTTGTCGCCTCCGGCTACGACAAGGAATACGCCGGTATCACCGGTATCCCTGCCTTCaccaaggctgctgctgagctggcCTACGGTTCTGACTCCGCCGTCCTCAAGGAGGACCGTCTCGTCATCACCCAGACCATCTCCGGTACCGGTGCTCTGAGAATCGGTGGTGCTTTCCTGCAGCGCTTCTACCCTCACGCGAAGAAGGTctaccttcccacccccagcTGGGCCAACCACGCCGCTGTCTTCAAGGACTCCGGTCTGGAGGTCGGACAGTACCGCTACTACAACAAGGACACCATTGGCCTCGACTTCGAGGGTCTGCTGGCCGACATCAAGGCTGCTCCCGAGAAcagcatcatccttctccacgcCTGCGCTCACAACCCCACCGGTGTCGACCCCACCCAGGACCAATGGCGCCAGATCAGCGACGTCATGAAGCAGAAGGGTCACTTTGCCTTCTTCGACATGGCCTACCAGGGCTTTGCCAGTGGTAACGCTGACCAGGATGCCTTTGCTCCCCGTCACTTCGTGAAGGAGGGTCACAACATTGCTCTCTGCCAGAGTTTCGCCAAGAACATG GGTCTGTACGGCGAGCGTGTCGGTGCCTTCTCCCTCGTCTGCGAGTccgccgaggagaagaagcgtgtGGATTCTCAGATCAAGATCCTCATCCGTCCCTTCTACTCCAACCCTCCCATCCACGGTGCCCGCATCGCCTCGACCATCATGAACGACGCCAAGCTCAACGAGCAGTGGCTGGGTGAGGTCAAGGGCATGGCCGACCGCATCATTGAGATGCGCGCTCTCCTCCGCAAGAACCTGGAGGAGCTTGGCAGCAAGCACGACTGGTCTCACATCACCAGCCAG ATCGGCATGTTCGCCTACACTGGTCTCAAGCCCGAGCAGATGGACGCTCTGGCCAAGGAG CACTCCGTCTACGCCACCAAGGACGGCCGTATCTCCGTGGCCGGTATCACCAGCGGCAACGTCAAGCGTCTCGCCGAGTCCATCTACAAGATCACCGGTTAA
- a CDS encoding U4/U6-U5 snRNP complex subunit SNU66 (BUSCO:EOG0926534P;~COG:A;~EggNog:ENOG410PKBF;~InterPro:IPR005011;~PFAM:PF03343;~go_process: GO:0000398 - mRNA splicing, via spliceosome [Evidence IEA]), with protein MADAVSIEQNNKIRAALGLKPLPVPGAEYEDDSDDSSGSEDEDPASTLESREAMAGSNWKKMQDDAEAKRKREERNAAIKRARELAQRDAKLQGTTLGESGDADQDTKAWLMQAKKRQKKIEKERARKLAEELEERERAAEYTAVDLAGIKVGHEVGDFEGGEDHILTLKDATIDENEEEGDELENVDLREREKATERTELKKRKPAYDPTEENSSILAQYDEEIDGKKRKRFTLDAQGSTVEEREAKRQEVSGKLNKNIVSLDLETETTTPASDYMDISEIKIKKPKKKKAKATKQRAVIDDDELFPTTESTSTPNDNAMEVDTNNGTPVPAPAPKKWASEDVSFVDDDDLQASLTRQRRAAFKKRQKVRPEDLARQLREEGSQTPMETGTPDGNEEEPGLVIDETSEFVSNLQKPTLPERRERQTTTPAEESRAKSEGPSIKAEDEDVEMGTYNDIEDEEDLKERIKREESQAQQQISTTGLDEEATLDQGLGATLNMLKQRGLVKGSDAADNNSLLRDRHRFLQEKMRMETEAEKRARQQRERDRASGKLDRMSAREREEYARWENKQRDQQEARHMAEVFNREYKPDVQLKYVDEHGRAMNQKEAFKHLSHQFHGKGSGKMKTEKRLKKIEEEKKREAMSALDSSQHTGMNNAMGATARKNRQAGVRLG; from the coding sequence atggccgacgcAGTTTCCATCGAACAAAACAACAAAATCCGAGCCGCGCTCGGATTAAAACCCCTGCCTGTTCCTGGCGCCGAATATGAAGACGACTCCGACGACTCGTCCGGttccgaagatgaagacccCGCCAGTACCCTCGAGTCGCGCGAAGCGATGGCCGGATCcaactggaagaagatgcaagACGATGCCGAGGCGAAACGGAAACGGGAAGAGAGAAACGCTGCGATCAAGCGGGCACGAGAGCTGGCGCAGAGAGATGCCAAGTTACAAGGCACCACGCTGGGTGAATCGGGCGATGCGGACCAGGACACCAAGGCGTGGCTGATGCAGGCGAAGAAGcgacagaagaagatcgagaagGAGCGGGCGCGCAagctggcggaggagctggaggaacGGGAACGTGCGGCGGAATACACGGCGGTCGATCTGGCTGGCATTAAGGTTGGGCATGAGGTGGGCGATTTCGAGGGCGGCGAGGATCATATTCTCACGCTGAAGGATGCGACAATcgatgagaatgaggaggagggggatgagCTGGAAAATGTTGAtttgagggagagggagaaggctACGGAGCGGACAGAGTTGAAGAAACGGAAGCCGGCGTATGATCCTACGGAAGAGAACTCGAGTATTCTGGCACAATATGACGAGGAGATTGatggcaagaagagaaaacGATTTACTCTGGATGCTCAAGGGTCTACGGTGGAGGAGCGGGAGGCAAAGAGACAGGAGGTGTCGGGAAAATTGAACAAGAACATCGTCAGTTTGGACCTGGAGACGGAGACGACGACACCGGCGTCCGACTACATGGATATCAGCGagatcaagatcaagaagcccaagaagaagaaggcgaaggctACGAAGCAGAGAGCTGTTAttgatgacgacgaactATTTCCTACGACCGAGTCGACGAGTACCCCGAATGACAACGCCATGGAGGTTGATACCAATAACGGAACACCCGTACCCGCGCCCGCCCCCAAGAAGTGGGCAAGTGAAGATGTCTCGTTTgtcgatgacgacgatcTACAGGCCTCGCTTACCCGCCAGAGACGTGCTGCGTTTAAGAAGCGACAAAAAGTGCGACCGGAGGATCTTGCTCGACAGCTTAGAGAAGAGGGTTCTCAAACACCGATGGAAACCGGCACCCCCGATGGAAACGAAGAAGAGCCCGGCCTCGTGATCGACGAAACCTCGGAGTTTGTCTCCAACCTACAGAAACCTACCCTTCCAGAGCGCCGCGAGAGACAAACCACGACGCCCGCCGAGGAGTCACGTGCTAAGAGTGAAGGCCCCAGCATCAAggcggaggacgaggatgtggAAATGGGAACCTACAATGATatcgaagacgaggaagatctcAAGGAACGGATCAAGCGCGAGGAGTCGCAGGCCCAGCAACAGATCAGCACTACAGGTTTGGACGAGGAAGCGACTCTGGATCAAGGTCTCGGTGCTACGTTGAACATGCTCAAACAGCGTGGTCTGGTCAAGGGATCCGACGCCGCAGACAACAATTCTCTGCTGCGCGACCGCCATCGCTTCctgcaggagaagatgcgcATGGAGACCGAAGCAGAGAAACGCGCCCGGCAGCAGCGTGAACGCGATCGTGCCTCGGGCAAGTTGGACCGGATGTCAGCGCgcgagagagaagaatacGCTCGGTGGGAGAACAAGCAGCGCGATCAGCAGGAGGCGCGACACATGGCAGAGGTGTTCAACCGCGAATACAAGCCGGATGTGCAGCTCAAGTACGTGGATGAGCATGGTCGCGCGATGAACCAGAAGGAAGCGTTCAAGCATCTCAGTCATCAATTCCACGGCAAGGGCAGTGGCAAgatgaagacggagaagcggttgaagaagatcgaagaagagaagaagcgcgaGGCGATGAGTGCGCTGGACAGCAGTCAACACACGGGCATGAACAACGCCATGGGAGCGACAGCGCGCAAGAACCGCCAGGCCGGTGTGCGACTTGGCTGA
- a CDS encoding aminoacyl-tRNA hydrolase PTH2 (COG:S;~EggNog:ENOG410PNRQ;~InterPro:IPR023476,IPR002833;~PFAM:PF01981;~TransMembrane:1 (o12-30i);~go_function: GO:0004045 - aminoacyl-tRNA hydrolase activity [Evidence IEA]) has translation MSDLDRTTPSTAAYVVATAILTGITGYFIGQGSSLGLFSNKEKEGWPNSYNVKPHLDSSDEDYESEEEEGSEEEGDGTELANFDSSNEEVKLVLVVRTDLGMTKGKIAAQCSHATLACYKYLTAYTPNSGILRRWESQGQAKIALQVKSEEEMEEMQAKAISLGLCARVITDAGRTQIASGSRTVLGVLGPKSVVDSVTGHLKLL, from the exons ATGTCCGACCTCGACcgcaccaccccctccacagCCGCCTACGTGGTCGCGACCGCCATCCTCACTGGTATAACCGGCTACTTCATCGGCCAAGGCAGCAGCCTCGGTCTCTTcagcaacaaagaaaaagaaggctggCCGAACAGCTACAACGTGAAACCGCACCTAGACTCGTCGGACGAAGACTACgaatctgaagaagaagagggcagtgaagaagaaggagacggcACGGAGCTCGCCAACTTCGACAGCTCCAATGAAGAAGTGAAATTGGTGCTTGTCGTGAGGACGGATTTGGGTATGACGAAGG GCAAAATTGCCGCCCAATGCTCGCACGCTACCCTCGCATGCTACAAGTACCTGACAGCGTACACGCCGAACAGCGGCATCCTGCGCCGGTGGGAATCGCAAGGTCAGGCGAAGATCGCGCTGCAGGTCAagtcggaggaggagatggaggagatgcagGCTAAGGCGATTAGTCTGGGGCTTTGCGCCAGGGTGATTACGGATGCTGGACGGACGCAGATTGCGAGTGGGAGCCGCACGGTGTTGGGGGTTTTGGGTCCCAAGAGTGTGGTGGATTCGGTGACGGGGCATTTGAAGTTGTTgtaa
- a CDS encoding uncharacterized protein (COG:S;~EggNog:ENOG410PPAG;~SECRETED:SignalP(1-16);~TransMembrane:1 (n3-10c16/17o216-236i)) → MRFTPVVALLPALAVAQEQVPLADRVQGWFNKAKSYLPTATPVAPAAAVVEKVVEKTKIQEKTVSEFNLTNWQSYLEPASEPQDWLVYITGGNKTCFGRCDKADKAFNESVLLFSADPTSPNLGKLDCEENKVLCSAWGAGAPSVWFLQVPQAQLGEERPNTPLHTVYLNSTTVTPETIYKVHSEKVWEKAPAYDGPLHPTDGWLAQNNLLLPLGYVIYGFSAIPSWLFMIGISFFSRTFMSRRLGNVGGAPAPRPN, encoded by the exons ATGCGCTTCACCCCGGTCGTCGCCCTCCTCCCAGCGCTCGCTGTGGCTCAGGAGCAGGTTCCCCTTGCGGACCGTGTCCAGGGCTGgttcaacaaggccaagTCCTACTTGCCTACTGCCACCCCGGTCGCCCCCGCCGCTGCCGTTGTTGAGAAGGTCGtcgagaagaccaagatccAGGAGAAGACCGTCTCCGAGTTCAACTTGACCAACTGGCAGTCCTACCTGGAGCCCGCTTCGGAGCCCCAGGACTGGTTGGTCTACATCACCGGAGGAAACAAGACTTGCTTCGGTCGCTGTGACAAGGCAGACAAAGCGTTCAAT GAATCCGTGCTTTTGTTCTCCGCCGATCCCACCTCCCCTAACCTCGGTAAGCTGGATTGCGAAGAGAACAAGGTTCTTTGCTCTGCTTGGGGTGCCGGTGCTCCTTCGGTCTGGTTCCTCCAGGTGCCCCAGGCCCAGCTTGGTGAGGAGCGCCCCAACACTCCCCTCCACACCGTCTACCTGAACTCGACCACCGTGACCCCGGAGACCATCTACAAGGTCCACTCTGAGAAGGTCTGGGAGAAGGCCCCTGCCTACGACGGTCCTCTTCACCCCACGGACGGCTGGCTCGCTCAGAACAACCTTCTGCTCCCTCTTGGATATGTCATCTACGGCTTCAGTGCCATCCCCAGCTGGCTTTTCATGATCGGCatcagcttcttcagccgTACCTTCAT GAGCCGTCGCCTTGGAAACGTCGGCGGCGCGCCCGCTCCTCGTCCGAACTAG